A single window of Flagellimonas maritima DNA harbors:
- a CDS encoding flagellar export protein FliJ, which translates to MRISATILIFVLAALGFGQEDFKMPELDAENDVYTLEFSPDSKNEKVISTYMKGNTVKDSLRFWAEGTILIQNVMVTVLSTDITAKIKVDIVKDHWEDSKINGYLKDGAFQERFDTAGRFGVVVTSDVPGKPFYLAVWTSGALVPDMGTLYYPASEENTALNQNTNGYGVTTVGKNGDNSNDNSDTNYLTLALIAILVIIAVLLGVMVFRKKKGAMLLIFVLFFGGNEVIQAQAQSMSEVVLNGLLEEYTGVKDLGTYARNLQDAGYLGRRRPLDPIADADAEADVSTGGGPRLPSSCLPPRYGTSTLGGSIVSGNFEDTSMTSGSSNPNSEDSSADAESDSSSSKGLNEDFESPMSDEKAQDYEAEKNQLRNEHQNRNQQAQETLDEQLEYENKVHEQVMDNARTTFNAQLTAAEGNAELVATLTTAYANQTASFSRSHINRIQQMQTRFQEQRNRNDMELERGLKKLRERYEDEKEDEDAKKEEQNDDSQGKGLGNRSNGSNAGNRSNDNSNSPSSSQSQNNADSSNRNSGSANEEACNCLDRAYIELDKRRLNLERLRIIYAHSMKKINAGIAFGDNVSGVHGVSGLAWQSQKMIILKESIPTLNKAYDDKYAEMIEALEENLLEIDRCERLLGYENWYNHAGFIYYQFMADKYKRN; encoded by the coding sequence ATGAGAATATCAGCTACCATACTCATCTTTGTTTTAGCAGCACTTGGTTTCGGCCAAGAAGACTTCAAAATGCCCGAGCTTGATGCCGAAAATGATGTTTACACATTAGAATTTAGCCCAGACTCTAAAAACGAGAAAGTGATTTCAACCTATATGAAGGGAAATACCGTGAAGGACTCACTACGATTTTGGGCTGAGGGTACCATTTTAATTCAAAATGTAATGGTAACCGTACTTTCTACTGATATAACTGCAAAAATCAAGGTAGACATTGTTAAAGATCACTGGGAGGATAGCAAAATAAATGGCTATTTAAAAGATGGTGCTTTTCAGGAGCGCTTTGATACTGCTGGAAGATTTGGAGTAGTAGTAACCAGTGATGTACCTGGTAAACCTTTTTATTTGGCGGTATGGACAAGTGGTGCATTAGTTCCAGATATGGGAACACTTTATTATCCCGCTTCGGAAGAAAATACGGCCTTAAATCAAAATACCAATGGCTATGGCGTAACTACCGTTGGAAAAAATGGTGACAATTCAAATGACAATTCCGATACAAATTATTTGACTTTAGCTTTAATCGCCATTCTGGTCATAATAGCAGTACTTCTAGGGGTAATGGTCTTTAGAAAGAAAAAAGGCGCTATGTTATTGATTTTCGTGCTCTTTTTCGGGGGAAATGAAGTCATACAAGCCCAAGCACAATCAATGAGCGAGGTCGTACTTAATGGTCTTCTTGAAGAATACACAGGCGTAAAAGATTTGGGAACCTATGCACGTAATCTTCAAGATGCAGGCTACTTGGGTAGAAGACGACCCCTTGACCCTATAGCAGACGCGGATGCTGAAGCGGATGTAAGCACTGGTGGCGGCCCTAGATTACCCTCTTCTTGTCTTCCTCCCAGATATGGCACTTCTACCTTAGGAGGCAGTATAGTATCTGGAAATTTTGAAGATACTTCTATGACAAGTGGTTCTTCGAACCCAAATTCCGAAGATAGTTCTGCTGATGCTGAATCTGACAGCAGCAGTTCTAAAGGTTTGAATGAGGACTTCGAATCTCCAATGTCCGATGAAAAAGCCCAAGATTACGAAGCAGAAAAAAATCAATTAAGAAATGAACACCAAAATCGCAACCAACAAGCCCAGGAAACATTGGATGAACAATTGGAATATGAAAATAAAGTTCACGAGCAAGTAATGGATAATGCCAGGACAACCTTTAATGCCCAATTAACCGCAGCGGAGGGAAACGCCGAATTGGTAGCAACATTGACCACTGCATACGCCAATCAAACCGCATCCTTTTCCAGGTCTCATATAAATCGAATACAACAAATGCAGACAAGATTTCAGGAACAAAGAAATCGAAATGATATGGAGCTAGAACGTGGTCTTAAAAAATTGCGCGAACGATATGAAGATGAAAAAGAAGATGAGGATGCAAAAAAAGAAGAACAAAATGACGATTCACAAGGCAAAGGGCTAGGGAATAGAAGTAATGGTTCAAATGCTGGGAATAGATCAAATGACAACTCGAACTCTCCATCATCTTCACAATCCCAAAATAATGCAGATTCATCTAACCGTAATAGCGGTAGCGCAAATGAAGAGGCATGCAATTGTTTGGATAGGGCCTATATAGAATTGGACAAAAGAAGGCTTAACCTTGAACGACTACGGATAATCTATGCCCACTCCATGAAAAAAATCAATGCTGGTATTGCCTTTGGTGACAACGTATCAGGAGTTCATGGAGTTTCGGGTTTGGCATGGCAAAGTCAAAAAATGATTATTCTTAAAGAATCGATTCCGACACTCAATAAGGCATATGATGATAAATATGCTGAAATGATTGAAGCTTTAGAAGAGAATCTATTAGAGATTGATCGCTGTGAGAGACTGCTAGGTTATGAAAATTGGTACAACCATGCCGGTTTTATCTATTACCAATTTATGGCCGATAAATACAAAAGAAACTAA
- a CDS encoding phosphatase PAP2 family protein: MLEEIIRIDKELFLFLNGLGRPFWDGFWAYLSRTLSLITIPIYAFVLFCSFRAFGLKKMAVMIAAIALALICTEQLSIFFKSGIGRLRPCHDEDINSVVRLVNNHCGGRFGFFSAHAANSFALASFFSVIFMKKNKWMGFFLITWALLVSYSRIYLGVHFPLDVLTGIVLGIFFGGLFANLFKKIKIKS; encoded by the coding sequence ATGCTTGAAGAAATTATAAGAATCGATAAAGAACTTTTTTTGTTCTTAAACGGATTGGGGAGACCTTTCTGGGACGGTTTTTGGGCATATCTTTCCCGTACCCTGAGTCTTATTACAATTCCAATTTATGCCTTTGTACTCTTTTGTTCCTTCAGAGCTTTTGGATTGAAAAAGATGGCAGTGATGATAGCTGCAATAGCACTGGCCCTTATTTGTACGGAGCAATTATCTATATTTTTTAAAAGCGGTATTGGTAGATTAAGACCTTGCCATGATGAAGATATCAATAGTGTAGTTCGATTAGTGAATAATCATTGTGGTGGGAGGTTTGGTTTTTTTTCGGCGCATGCAGCAAATTCATTTGCTTTAGCCAGCTTTTTTAGTGTAATTTTTATGAAAAAAAATAAATGGATGGGATTTTTCTTAATTACATGGGCGCTATTGGTTAGTTATAGCCGTATCTATCTGGGCGTTCATTTTCCACTTGATGTTTTAACAGGAATTGTTTTAGGTATATTTTTTGGCGGGCTCTTTGCAAACCTCTTTAAAAAAATCAAAATAAAATCTTAA
- a CDS encoding mechanosensitive ion channel family protein: MMQEINIILSKLKNHFLELAPNIIISLLVLGSGYLIARLVKYIVIRFVNYIAVIVSRRFKTVNFKQAGSFIGVAFFWLIIFSSILLITDILGLTVLTNWLESVIKYVPNLLAAILIIFASIIIGNLLSDLIISVSKRLGLEYGTTLGRIARFLLLAMAIVIAMDQIGIEISFLVNIIDIVLAALLFGAALAFGLGARTSISNILASFYVRKRYKEGDEVQIGEIKGTIVKIDATSVILDSEIGQATVPAKNFNETKSFLITKVDQ, from the coding sequence ATGATGCAAGAAATCAATATAATTTTAAGCAAATTAAAGAATCATTTTTTAGAGCTTGCCCCAAACATTATTATTTCACTCTTGGTTTTGGGCAGTGGGTATTTAATTGCACGATTGGTCAAATATATTGTAATTCGATTTGTTAATTATATAGCGGTTATTGTAAGCCGCAGATTTAAGACTGTTAATTTTAAACAAGCAGGTTCTTTCATAGGCGTAGCTTTCTTCTGGCTCATTATTTTTTCAAGTATTCTCTTGATTACCGATATTTTAGGACTGACAGTTTTGACAAATTGGCTGGAAAGCGTAATTAAGTATGTTCCAAATTTACTTGCGGCCATCCTCATTATTTTTGCCTCAATCATTATCGGAAACCTTTTATCCGATCTCATAATATCCGTTAGCAAGCGTTTAGGGTTGGAATATGGTACTACCTTGGGGAGAATTGCAAGATTCTTACTCCTTGCCATGGCAATCGTTATTGCCATGGATCAAATCGGGATTGAAATATCTTTTCTAGTTAATATTATTGATATTGTCTTGGCCGCTCTTCTATTTGGAGCTGCTTTGGCATTTGGTTTAGGTGCGAGGACCTCAATAAGCAATATTTTAGCGTCTTTCTATGTTCGTAAGAGATATAAAGAGGGAGATGAAGTACAAATTGGAGAAATAAAAGGTACAATCGTAAAAATCGATGCTACAAGCGTTATTCTCGATAGTGAAATAGGGCAAGCGACCGTACCTGCAAAAAATTTCAATGAAACCAAATCCTTTTTAATAACAAAAGTTGATCAATGA
- a CDS encoding phosphatase PAP2 family protein, with product MVFFIIFFSLQIHGQEKNGLDSFKKTTWQLFKHDIESVFGGIGYSYSRPLHWKGEQWKTFGAVSAGTGLLYLFDEQTSEFARNQKEGIPLFIRKYGSEIGKPENNYILTSGVYLTGLFTKNEKLRRTGVLLLASASSAGFLQQVTKSFVGRARPVSGKGKDTFDPFNPSRNFHSFPSGHAILAFTNAYAIAKQFKDPWLKTGIYVVGLVPGVSRLWDGQHWLTDVALGVAISIFTVESIDRYLDKRYNEKYNDQLKKVSWSMNFGPGQIGFTAHF from the coding sequence TTGGTTTTTTTCATCATTTTTTTTTCGCTTCAAATTCATGGACAAGAGAAAAATGGTTTGGATTCATTTAAGAAAACTACCTGGCAGCTATTCAAACACGATATAGAAAGCGTTTTTGGAGGTATAGGATACTCATATTCCAGACCATTGCATTGGAAAGGTGAACAATGGAAAACATTTGGAGCAGTTTCGGCCGGGACGGGCTTACTTTATTTGTTTGATGAGCAAACTTCTGAATTTGCAAGAAATCAAAAAGAGGGAATTCCACTTTTTATTCGTAAGTACGGTTCTGAAATTGGCAAACCCGAAAATAACTATATACTTACCAGTGGTGTTTATCTGACGGGATTGTTTACCAAAAATGAAAAGCTGAGACGTACAGGTGTTCTTTTGCTCGCTTCAGCTTCTTCAGCTGGCTTTCTACAACAAGTGACCAAATCTTTTGTTGGGAGGGCACGCCCCGTTAGCGGAAAAGGTAAAGATACTTTTGATCCCTTTAATCCAAGCAGAAATTTTCATTCATTTCCTTCAGGGCATGCCATATTGGCTTTCACAAATGCATATGCGATTGCTAAGCAATTCAAGGATCCCTGGCTTAAGACGGGTATTTATGTTGTTGGTCTTGTGCCCGGCGTATCAAGACTATGGGATGGACAACATTGGCTTACCGATGTTGCATTGGGAGTTGCCATAAGTATTTTTACGGTAGAATCCATAGACCGCTACCTTGATAAGCGCTATAATGAGAAATACAATGACCAATTAAAAAAGGTCAGTTGGAGCATGAATTTTGGACCTGGCCAAATAGGGTTTACGGCACATTTTTAG
- the rimK gene encoding 30S ribosomal protein S6--L-glutamate ligase, with product MKIVILSQNANLYSTKRLIEAGKGKGHEMHVIDHAKCDLVIERKRPGLIYKGEEIEGVDGVIPRIGSSITFYGTAVVRQFEMMKVFTAVESQALVRSRDKLRSLQILSRAGLGLPKTVFSNYSKNVGAIIDKAGGAPVVIKLLEGTQGLGVVLADNRNSAESILEAFNGLQARVIVQEFIKEAKGADLRAFVVDGVVVGAMKRQGKEGEFRSNLHRGGSANIIELSDEEENAAIKAARAMGLGVAGVDILQSARGPLILEVNSSPGLEGIESATGKDIASMVIKYVERNAE from the coding sequence ATGAAAATAGTCATCCTCTCCCAAAACGCCAACCTTTATTCTACCAAACGTCTTATCGAAGCAGGTAAGGGCAAGGGTCATGAAATGCATGTTATAGATCATGCTAAATGTGACCTTGTCATCGAACGAAAAAGACCTGGTCTTATTTATAAGGGAGAAGAAATAGAGGGTGTAGATGGTGTTATTCCGCGTATTGGATCATCGATTACTTTTTATGGAACTGCCGTGGTCCGCCAATTTGAAATGATGAAGGTTTTTACCGCGGTCGAGTCGCAGGCCCTTGTGCGCTCTCGAGACAAGTTGAGAAGTCTTCAGATTTTATCGCGAGCAGGATTGGGACTACCAAAAACCGTATTCAGCAACTACTCAAAAAATGTAGGAGCCATTATTGATAAAGCTGGTGGTGCGCCCGTTGTCATAAAGCTTTTGGAAGGTACGCAAGGTCTGGGGGTGGTACTTGCGGACAATCGAAACTCGGCAGAATCCATTCTTGAGGCCTTTAATGGATTACAGGCACGGGTAATTGTTCAGGAATTTATAAAGGAAGCCAAAGGTGCAGACTTAAGGGCATTTGTTGTAGATGGTGTTGTTGTAGGGGCAATGAAACGACAGGGAAAAGAAGGCGAGTTTAGGTCTAACCTGCACCGTGGAGGTTCCGCAAATATCATAGAACTTAGTGATGAGGAGGAAAATGCTGCAATTAAGGCTGCAAGAGCTATGGGCCTGGGTGTTGCAGGTGTTGATATATTGCAATCGGCAAGAGGTCCATTGATATTGGAAGTAAATTCCTCACCAGGACTGGAAGGTATCGAATCGGCTACGGGGAAAGATATTGCCAGTATGGTCATAAAATATGTTGAGCGTAATGCAGAGTGA
- the mgtE gene encoding magnesium transporter, producing MIPKAETVENALRIEYFTKYPRDAAHTLESVPQHAILEYLKDLPFDTARAILFNLNPDTITDLISMMDESLFIGLFANVNTHLGARLLSRLNKEEVDKKLGLLPNLVSREIKDFLNYRPDTAGHLMETSVITFFSMDTVEDVLRRIRKLGDRKIAVVYIIDNEGILLGKVPVQLIAISEPTKILIDLMERAPSINAMASREEVLKVMDKEDILQIPVIDIHNNLLGVIRNDTLISETKKEITEDLQAMFGAGREEQAMSKISFAVRKRLPWLQVNLATAFLASMVVGLFEDTIAKITILAIFLPVVAGQSGNTGSQALAVTMRGLALKEIRISQWFKVARKEIMVGFINGVAVALTTGIIVYFWASSTGIAIVIGISMIVSMVIAGFAGAIIPIGLKAIGQDPATSSSIILTTVTDICGFLSFLGLATALSSILGIV from the coding sequence ATGATACCAAAAGCTGAAACAGTTGAAAATGCGCTACGCATTGAATATTTTACCAAATATCCAAGAGATGCGGCACATACATTGGAATCAGTACCTCAACATGCAATACTGGAATACTTAAAAGATTTACCCTTCGATACTGCACGGGCTATTTTGTTCAACCTTAATCCCGATACGATTACCGATTTAATCTCAATGATGGACGAATCCCTTTTTATTGGATTGTTCGCCAATGTAAATACACATTTGGGCGCTCGATTACTTTCTAGGCTCAACAAGGAAGAAGTTGATAAAAAACTTGGCCTATTGCCAAATTTGGTTTCAAGGGAAATAAAGGACTTTTTAAATTATCGACCAGATACCGCGGGACATCTCATGGAAACATCGGTTATCACTTTTTTCAGTATGGATACCGTCGAAGATGTGCTACGAAGAATCCGCAAACTTGGCGACCGTAAAATCGCCGTTGTCTATATAATTGATAACGAAGGAATTTTGTTGGGAAAAGTTCCCGTGCAACTGATCGCTATTTCCGAACCCACTAAAATATTGATTGACCTAATGGAACGGGCCCCTTCTATTAATGCCATGGCCTCAAGGGAAGAAGTATTAAAAGTTATGGATAAAGAAGACATTTTACAGATTCCCGTCATAGATATCCATAATAATCTTTTAGGTGTAATTAGGAACGATACTTTAATAAGTGAAACTAAAAAAGAAATTACTGAAGACTTACAGGCAATGTTCGGTGCTGGTAGGGAAGAACAGGCAATGTCCAAGATTTCCTTTGCGGTACGCAAACGGCTTCCTTGGTTACAAGTCAACCTTGCGACTGCATTTTTAGCTTCCATGGTGGTCGGACTTTTTGAAGATACCATTGCAAAAATTACAATATTGGCCATCTTTTTACCAGTGGTCGCAGGTCAGTCAGGTAACACGGGATCACAGGCTTTGGCAGTAACCATGCGTGGGCTCGCATTAAAGGAAATTAGAATATCACAATGGTTTAAAGTAGCCAGAAAAGAAATTATGGTCGGATTTATAAATGGAGTTGCTGTTGCGCTGACCACAGGTATCATTGTTTACTTTTGGGCATCCTCAACTGGAATTGCAATAGTAATAGGAATCTCCATGATAGTATCCATGGTCATAGCAGGTTTTGCTGGCGCCATAATTCCCATAGGGCTAAAAGCAATAGGACAGGACCCGGCCACCTCATCTTCCATAATCCTTACAACTGTTACGGATATCTGTGGTTTTCTTAGCTTTTTGGGATTGGCAACGGCTTTATCTTCTATTTTGGGAATTGTCTAA
- a CDS encoding CBS domain-containing protein, whose amino-acid sequence MNPNQIVLEDFIKNHPSAAARTLDMLDESEVAEFIQELPVEQSVQLLNLMKVDKVAKCIVMLPPQLTKRLIEDTSDSMAESLCRHFEEPFRKNLLDAMSPKKSTIIKLKLEQIPNTVGTLMVPAVGADKKTTVADAIEQIRRNEGDLESNLYVVDLEGVLKGVVRLKQLLLADKNSKLEELNIRPTPNFFTDTPIKKIFNHNAWYENRHVPVINRSKKLLGTLSYKAIMNIRSKDTDNSTRGILQTGSALGELYLIGLTGLLQSAGKQSS is encoded by the coding sequence ATGAATCCGAACCAGATTGTCTTAGAAGATTTTATAAAGAATCATCCATCTGCCGCAGCTCGAACATTGGATATGTTGGATGAATCGGAGGTAGCGGAATTCATTCAAGAATTGCCCGTTGAGCAAAGTGTACAATTACTCAACTTAATGAAGGTGGACAAAGTAGCTAAATGCATTGTTATGTTACCACCACAGCTTACTAAAAGATTGATTGAGGATACCAGCGACTCCATGGCTGAATCCTTGTGCAGGCATTTTGAGGAACCGTTCCGTAAAAATCTATTGGATGCTATGTCCCCTAAAAAATCTACAATTATTAAACTGAAATTAGAGCAGATTCCCAATACTGTTGGAACGTTAATGGTCCCTGCCGTTGGAGCCGATAAAAAAACGACCGTTGCTGATGCTATTGAACAGATACGGAGAAACGAGGGAGATTTGGAGTCCAACCTATATGTTGTGGATTTGGAAGGCGTTTTGAAAGGCGTGGTAAGACTAAAACAACTTTTGCTCGCAGATAAGAACAGTAAACTTGAAGAATTAAATATAAGACCAACACCAAATTTTTTTACAGATACCCCCATAAAAAAAATTTTCAACCATAATGCTTGGTATGAAAATCGACATGTTCCAGTTATCAATAGATCAAAAAAACTTCTTGGAACGCTTTCGTATAAAGCGATAATGAATATTAGATCAAAGGACACCGATAATTCAACCAGGGGAATCCTGCAAACGGGCAGTGCCCTTGGCGAATTGTATTTAATAGGACTTACAGGCTTGCTGCAAAGTGCAGGTAAACAATCATCATAA
- a CDS encoding tyrosine-protein phosphatase, whose translation MFSFFHKKIFLVDHIHGLVDMHNHILPGIDDGAKNVEDSIKLIKGFSGFGVTNFICTPHIMHHYYPNTPVSIEKSYTLLKKELLHQNLDEISIDTAAEHMIDDNFEKILEEGNTMRLKKDFLLVEMSYLQPPINFETSIEKTKSKGIHPVLAHPERYAYLHKKMDRYYDYKKNANIFFQLNMLSLSNYYGKQIKKTALKLLDEGLYDFISSDVHNLKHLEYIKSINLDKKRLDTILHLINNTIITFA comes from the coding sequence ATGTTCAGTTTTTTCCATAAAAAAATTTTTTTGGTAGACCACATTCATGGTCTAGTGGATATGCACAATCATATTCTCCCAGGTATTGATGATGGGGCTAAAAATGTTGAGGATTCAATAAAATTAATTAAAGGATTTTCAGGATTTGGGGTCACAAATTTTATCTGTACCCCCCATATTATGCATCACTATTATCCGAACACCCCTGTAAGCATTGAGAAATCATATACACTTTTAAAAAAGGAATTGTTGCATCAAAATTTGGATGAAATATCAATTGATACCGCTGCGGAACATATGATTGACGATAATTTTGAGAAAATTCTCGAAGAGGGCAATACAATGAGACTGAAAAAAGATTTTTTACTTGTTGAAATGTCCTATCTGCAACCACCCATCAATTTTGAAACTTCAATAGAAAAGACAAAATCAAAGGGAATTCATCCTGTTTTGGCACATCCAGAGCGCTATGCCTACCTGCACAAAAAAATGGATAGGTATTACGATTATAAAAAGAATGCCAATATATTTTTTCAGTTAAATATGTTGTCTTTGAGTAATTATTATGGGAAGCAAATTAAAAAAACGGCGCTTAAGCTTTTGGATGAAGGCCTTTACGATTTTATCTCCAGCGATGTCCATAACCTTAAACATCTGGAATATATAAAATCAATAAATCTGGACAAGAAAAGACTTGATACTATTTTACATTTAATAAACAATACGATAATCACATTTGCTTAA
- a CDS encoding succinylglutamate desuccinylase/aspartoacylase family protein: MQSEKIEVLGHAISNGKGVQLNLDIAKLHTRTKIQVPIIVERAKKDGPTLLITAGIHGNEINGIEIVRKLISKKFNKPERGMVICIPVVNVFGFLNQKRQFPDGRDLNRVFPGSPRGSLASRFAYHIVKEIVPLIDYCIDYHTGGDGRFNVPQIRISENDDEILNLAKIFAPRFVIQTEHRDKSFRHTLQKLNKKVLLFEGGKSLHIDDKVTNAGVVGALRIMENLGMRDFSKELESIEGKVFNTRIITKSSWVRAKYSGMFHCFIRLGSKVNKGDIIGSISDPFGYFERNIKAQFPGYVICINQSPIVNQGDAIFHISKQ, from the coding sequence ATGCAGAGTGAAAAAATTGAAGTTCTCGGTCATGCCATTTCCAACGGAAAAGGAGTACAACTTAACCTGGATATTGCGAAGTTACATACCAGAACTAAAATCCAAGTGCCCATTATTGTGGAACGTGCCAAAAAGGACGGTCCTACCTTATTGATTACGGCAGGTATACATGGAAACGAAATAAACGGTATTGAAATTGTCCGAAAGTTAATATCCAAAAAGTTCAATAAGCCTGAACGCGGAATGGTTATTTGTATTCCCGTTGTAAATGTTTTCGGGTTCTTAAATCAAAAACGACAGTTTCCAGATGGTCGTGACCTGAACAGGGTTTTTCCAGGAAGTCCCAGAGGTTCACTGGCAAGTAGATTTGCCTATCACATCGTAAAGGAAATTGTACCGTTGATCGATTATTGTATAGACTATCATACTGGTGGTGATGGACGTTTCAATGTTCCCCAAATACGAATTAGTGAAAATGATGATGAGATTTTAAATTTGGCAAAAATATTCGCACCACGTTTCGTGATCCAAACTGAACATCGGGATAAATCTTTTAGGCACACTCTTCAAAAGCTTAATAAAAAAGTTTTGTTGTTTGAAGGAGGAAAGTCTTTACATATTGACGATAAGGTTACCAATGCAGGAGTTGTTGGAGCATTACGAATTATGGAAAATTTGGGCATGAGGGATTTTAGCAAGGAACTTGAATCAATAGAGGGTAAAGTTTTTAATACCAGAATCATAACCAAATCTAGTTGGGTGCGTGCCAAATATTCGGGTATGTTCCATTGTTTTATACGATTGGGCAGCAAGGTGAACAAAGGAGATATTATTGGAAGTATTTCCGACCCGTTCGGATACTTTGAAAGGAATATAAAAGCTCAATTCCCCGGCTATGTTATCTGTATCAATCAATCGCCCATCGTAAATCAAGGTGACGCTATTTTTCATATTTCAAAGCAATAG